One Physeter macrocephalus isolate SW-GA unplaced genomic scaffold, ASM283717v5 random_13, whole genome shotgun sequence DNA segment encodes these proteins:
- the SLC17A7 gene encoding vesicular glutamate transporter 1: MEFRQEEFRKLAGRALGKLHRLLEKRQEGAETLELSADGRPVTTQTRDPPVVDCTCFGLPRRYIIAIMSGLGFCISFGIRCNLGVAIVSMVNNSTTRRGGHVVVQKAQFSWDPETVGLIHGSFFWGYIVTQIPGGFICQKFAANRVFGFAIVATSTLNMLIPSAARVHYGCVIFVRILQGLVEGVTYPACHGIWSKWAPPLERSRLATTAFCGSYAGAVVAMPLAGVLVQYSGWSSVFYVYGSFGIFWYLFWLLVSYESPALHPSISEEERKYIEDAIGESAKLMNPVTKFNTPWRRFFTSMPVYAIIVANFCRSWTFYLLLISQPAYFEEVFGFEISKVGLVSALPHLVMTIIVPIGGQIADFLRSRRIMSTTNVRKLMNCGGFGMEATLLLVVGYSHSKGVAISFLVLAVGFSGFAISGFNVNHLDIAPRYASILMGISNGVGTLSGMVCPIIVGAMTKHKTREEWQYVFLIASLVHYGGVIFYGVFASGEKQPWAEPEEMSEEKCGFVGHDQLAGSDESEMEDEAEPPGAPPAPPPSYGATHSTVQPPRPPPPVRDY, from the exons TCTTCTGGAGAAGCGGCAGGAAGGTGCAGAGACGCTGGAGCTGAGTGCTGATGGGCGCCCGGTGACGACACAGACCCGGGACCCGCCGGTCGTGGATTGCACCTGCTTTGGTCTCCCTCGCCGCTACATTATCGCCATCATGAGCGGCCTGGGCTTCTGCATCAGCTTCGGCATCCGCTGCAACCTGGGCGTGGCCATTGTCTCCATGGTCAACAACAGCACGACCCGCCGCGGGGGCCACGTGGTGGTGCAG AAAGCTCAGTTCAGCTGGGATCCAGAGACTGTTGGCCTCATACACGGCTCCTTTTTCTGGGGCTACATTGTCACCCAGATTCCTGGAGGATTTATTTGCCAAAAATTCGCAGCCAACAG GGTTTTTGGCTTTGCTATTGTGGCTACCTCCACTCTAAACATGTTGATCCCCTCGGCTGCCCGTGTCCACTATGGCTGTGTCATCTTCGTGAGGATCCTGCAGGGGTTGGTAGAG GGGGTCACGTACCCCGCCTGCCACGGGATCTGGAGCAAATGGGCCCCGCCCTTAGAGCGGAGTCGCCTGGCAACAACAGCCTTTTGCG GTTCCTATGCTGGGGCAGTGGTCGCGATGCCTCTCGCCGGGGTCCTGGTGCAGTACTCAGGATGGAGCTCTGTGTTCTACGTCTACG GCAGCTTCGGGATATTCTGGTACCTGTTCTGGCTGCTCGTCTCCTACGAGTCCCCGGCGCTGCACCCTAGCATTTCCGAGGAGGAGCGCAAGTACATCGAGGACGCCATCGGCGAGAGCGCCAAACTCATGAACCCCGTCACG AAGTTTAACACACCCTGGCGGCGCTTCTTCACGTCCATGCCAGTTTACGCCATTATCGTGGCCAACTTCTGCCGCAGTTGGACGTTCTACTTGCTTCTTATCTCCCAGCCCGCCTACTTCGAAGAAGTGTTCGGCTTTGAGATCAGCAAG GTGGGCCTGGTGTCGGCGCTGCCTCACCTGGTCATGACTATCATCGTGCCCATTGGAGGCCAGATCGCCGACTTCCTCAGGAGCCGCCGTATCATGTCCACCACCAACGTGCGCAAGTTGATGAACTGTGGGG GCTTTGGCATGGAAGCCACGCTGCTGCTGGTGGTCGGCTACTCGCACTCCAAGGGCGTGGCCATCTCCTTCCTGGTCCTCGCAGTGGGCTTCAGCGGCTTCGCCATCTCTG GGTTCAACGTGAACCACCTGGACATCGCCCCGCGCTACGCCAGCATTCTCATGGGCATCTCCAACGGCGTGGGCACGTTGTCCGGCATGGTGTGCCCCATCATCGTGGGTGCCATGACTAAGCACAAG ACTCGGGAGGAGTGGCAGTATGTGTTCCTCATTGCCTCCCTGGTGCACTATGGAGGAGTTATCTTCTACGGGGTCTTCGCTTCCGGAGAGAAGCAGCCGTGGGCGGAGCCTGAGGAGATGAGCGAAGAGAAATGTGGCTTTGTTGGCCACGACCAGCTGGCTGGCAGTGACGAAAGCGAAATGGAGGATGAGGCTGAGCCCCCCGGGGCaccccctgctccccctccctcctATGGAGCTACACACAGCACAGTTCAACCCCCAAGACCCCCACCCCCTGTCCGGGACTACTGA
- the PTH2 gene encoding tuberoinfundibular peptide of 39 residues → METRQVSRSPRARLLLLLLLVSWGHRIASGAALPPAGVFRLHTPSRVWAGSATPQSRRSLALADDAAFRERARLLAALERRHWLNSYMHKLLVLDAP, encoded by the exons ATGGAGACCCGCCAGGTATCCAGGAGCCCCCGGGcacggctgctgctgctgctgctacttgTGTCCTGGGGCCACCGCATCGCCTCAGGAGCCGCCCTGCCTCCCGCGGGGGTCTTCAG ACTCCACACCCCCAGCCGGGTCTGGGCGGGTTCGGCCACCCCCCAGTCGCGTCGGAGCCTGGCGCTGGCGGACGATGCGGCCTTCCGGGAGCGCGCGCGGCTGCTGGCCGCCCTAGAGCGCCGCCACTGGCTGAACTCGTACATGCACAAGCTGCTGGTGCTGGACGCGCCCTGA
- the GFY gene encoding Golgi-associated olfactory signaling regulator — protein sequence MKSFSPILLLLVFLFAWLGSKAAPSASPPEGSDFSRIDHPSQPSPPAPENSTLNGPIPESPRTAYPEPCKTPHVVSPEPSPLEFTETPNTDLRESPQPESPEAPKPNSLNTSISESLETLQIKPFKMTYPEPSETPKHDPTEIPHTESPETPKPNSSKTSRPTFPETPNPAPTQTPHQESPEISKHSSTEISHAEAPETPNPDPTKTFDPKSPETRDPDTTETPNSEFLQTLHLDPTETPRPASHVGHNPSPTEVPHTEFPTPRYQDATEILRASDPEVSTSLPPETPAPFKEEVTALNELPLNPKSETLAATQPDALKLPTSESPGAADLKVPQNSSPEGPDALPPSARTVRSPAPPGAPNQPAPVTPRAPQRRSRGERVHTTIVVERVKDTGVTLVGRPRGEAGGALCLFLAGTGLIIGIFLLLWCLYRRAARHRPFARHRLPNDGDEPVMHLDVPKDPYNLYFYAPDVWVPSHIATKQPLPTPPLPPKLSPPPRGGRPQRLEPLSPSTLPNDFV from the exons ATGAAATCCTTCAGCCCGATCCTCTTGCTTCTCGTCTTTCTCTTCGCCTGGCTGGGTTCCAAGGCTGCCCCTTCGGCCTCACCGCCTGAGGGTTCCGACTTCTCGCGGATAGACCACCCCTCTCAGCCCTCCCCTCCTGCACCTGAAAATTCCACTCTCAATGGGCCTATCCCAGAATCCCCCAGGACCGCTTATCCTGAGCCCTGCAAGACACCTCATGTGGTTTCCCCTGAGCCCTCCCCCCTTGAATTCACTGAGACCCCCAACACTGACCTCCGAGAAAGCCCACAACCAGAGTCTCCTGAGGCCCCCAAACCTAACTCACTCAACACCTCAATATCAGAATCCCTGGAGACCCTCCAAATTAAACCCTTCAAAATGACATATCCAGAACCTTCTGAGACCCCCAAACATGACCCAACTGAAATTCCACACACAGAATCCCCTGAGACCCCCAAACCTAATTCCTCCAAAACTTCACGCCCAACATTTCCTGAAACCCCAAACCCTGCCCCTACACAAACTCCACACCAAGAATCCCCAGAGATTTCCAAACATAGCTCCACTGAAATCTCACATGCAGAAGCCCCTGAGACCCCAAATCCTGACCCCACCAAGACCTTTGACCCCAAATCTCCAGAGACCCGTGACCCTGACACCACTGAGACCCCAAATTCTGAATTCCTCCAGACACTCCATCTTGACCCTACCGAAACCCCCCGCCCAGCATCTCACGTAGGCCACAATCCCAGCCCCACTGAAGTTCCCCACACAGAATTCCCCACCCCCCGCTACCAAGATGCAACAGAGATCCTCCGAGCCTCCGATCCTGAGGTCTCCACTAGTCTTCCCCCAGAAACGCCTGCACCCTTCAAGGAAGAAGTTACTGCCCTAAATGAGCTGCCCCTGAATCCCAAATCAGAAACCCTTGCAGCCACCCAGCCCGACGCCCTTAAATTGCCCACCTCAGAATCTCCTGGGGCCGCTGATCTGAAAGTCCCCCAGAACTCTAGCCCTGAAGGGCCCGACGCCCTTCCTCCCTCAGCCCGGACTGTGAGGTCCCCTGCTCCTCCAGGGGCCCCCAATCAGCCGGCCCCTGTCACTCCGCGGGCCCCCCAGCGGCGCAGCCGAGGTGAGAGAGTCCACACTACCATCGTGGTGGAGCGAGTGAAGGACACTG GCGTGACCCTGGTGGGGCGTCCCCGGGGCGAGGCAGGCGGGGCCCTGTGCCTATTCCTCGCCGGGACCGGGCTGATTATTGGCATTTTCCTGCTCCTGTGGTGTCTCTACCGCCGGGCGGCTCGACACCGGCCCTTCGCACGCCACCGGCTCCCGAACGACGGAGATGAACCGG TTATGCATTTGGACGTCCCGAAGGACCCCTACAACCTCTACTTTTATGCTCCGGACGTCTGGGTCCCTTCACACATCGCTACCAAGCAGCCACTGCCCACACCCCCACTGCCACCCAAGCTGTCTCCGCCGCCCCGCGGGGGCCGCCCCCAGCGCCTGGAACCTCTCTCCCCCTCCACGCTCCCCAACGACTTCGTGTGA